In Paenibacillus sp. FSL R7-0345, a single window of DNA contains:
- a CDS encoding alpha-N-arabinofuranosidase: protein MAQRAVLNADIRKSTINRNIYGHFSEHLGRCIYEGIWVGEDSPIPNTKGIRNDVVEALKEISIPVLRWPGGCFADEYHWKDGIGPREGRKRMINTHWGGTVENNHFGTHEFMELCAMLECEPYINGNVGSGTVQEMSEWVEYLTFNGVSPMAELRKEHGREEPWSVSYFGVGNENWGCGGNMRPEYYADLYRRYQTYVRNYGDNKIHRIACGANVDDYNWTEVLMREATRFMDSLTLHYYTIPTGEWHNKGAATGFEAKEWFSTLKAALRMDELVARHSVIMDKYDPEKRVGLIVDEWGTWYDVEPGTNPGFLYQQNSIRDALVAGLTLNIFHKHSDRVRMANIAQTINVLQAVILTEGEKMVLTPTYHVFNMYKVHQDAQLLDLALESGAYSFEGSEIPEVSASASVNAEGVIHVSLCNLNHAAAAKLPLELRGLAGREVDITGTTLAGASIDAHNTFSNPEAVAPQAFTAFSLEDGIISLELAPMSVTVLAIKPKA, encoded by the coding sequence ATGGCTCAGCGTGCAGTACTGAATGCAGATATCCGCAAAAGCACAATTAACCGCAATATTTACGGACATTTTTCCGAGCATCTGGGACGTTGTATTTACGAAGGCATCTGGGTAGGCGAAGATTCGCCGATTCCCAATACGAAGGGCATCCGCAATGATGTTGTGGAAGCGCTTAAAGAAATCAGTATTCCGGTGCTGCGCTGGCCGGGGGGATGTTTTGCAGATGAGTATCACTGGAAGGACGGCATCGGTCCGCGTGAAGGCCGCAAACGGATGATTAACACGCATTGGGGCGGCACGGTGGAGAACAACCATTTTGGAACCCATGAATTTATGGAATTGTGCGCTATGCTGGAATGCGAGCCGTACATTAACGGTAATGTGGGCAGCGGCACTGTTCAGGAAATGTCCGAATGGGTGGAGTACCTGACATTCAACGGGGTATCACCGATGGCGGAGCTGCGTAAGGAGCACGGGCGTGAGGAGCCGTGGAGCGTATCTTATTTTGGCGTGGGAAATGAGAACTGGGGCTGCGGCGGCAACATGCGTCCGGAATATTATGCTGATCTGTACCGCCGTTACCAGACTTATGTACGCAATTACGGGGATAACAAAATCCACCGGATCGCCTGCGGGGCGAATGTGGATGACTATAACTGGACGGAAGTGCTTATGCGTGAAGCGACCCGCTTTATGGATTCACTGACCCTGCACTATTACACAATTCCGACTGGAGAATGGCACAACAAGGGGGCGGCTACCGGTTTTGAAGCCAAAGAGTGGTTCTCCACACTGAAAGCGGCGCTCCGCATGGATGAGCTGGTTGCCCGTCATAGCGTTATTATGGACAAATACGATCCGGAGAAGCGTGTCGGCCTGATCGTCGATGAATGGGGTACCTGGTATGATGTGGAGCCGGGCACGAATCCGGGCTTCCTGTATCAGCAGAATTCGATCCGCGATGCGCTGGTGGCCGGACTGACGCTGAATATTTTCCACAAGCACAGCGACCGGGTGCGGATGGCGAACATTGCCCAGACAATTAACGTGCTGCAGGCTGTCATTCTGACCGAAGGCGAGAAAATGGTTCTTACTCCTACGTACCATGTATTCAACATGTACAAAGTGCATCAGGACGCTCAGCTGCTGGATCTGGCTTTGGAGAGCGGAGCATACAGCTTCGAAGGCAGCGAAATTCCGGAAGTATCCGCGTCTGCTTCTGTCAATGCTGAGGGTGTCATTCATGTCAGCCTGTGCAACCTGAACCATGCTGCTGCTGCCAAGCTTCCGCTGGAGCTGCGCGGACTGGCCGGCCGGGAAGTTGATATTACCGGTACTACGCTGGCCGGAGCGTCTATTGATGCTCATAATACCTTCAGTAATCCTGAAGCGGTAGCACCGCAGGCATTCACTGCCTTCAGCCTGGAAGACGGCATAATCAGTCTGGAGCTGGCTCCGATGTCGGTTACCGTGCTGGCCATTAAGCCGAAAGCCTAA
- a CDS encoding MarR family transcriptional regulator — MKLDLTEDSLPVYEALSSTVRLHMLRLLAVQPMNVKELAGAVNLSSAIMTMHVRKLEAAGLITTHMAPGKSGLQKICSLAAERAEIIFPAPDKAERKAHRKEIPVGHYSDFQIEPTCGLATTTQVIGSFDDPRYFWDMERMNAGILWFGKGFVEYKIPNFLLSSQQPEELVITMEIASEAPSINNNWPSDITFTLNGTALGFWTSPGDYGDSRGKYTPSWWPALTNQYGLLKQLRITPKGTFMDGLKLSDITLDQVGIRDKQWTFRLSVEEDAEHIGGLTLFGKGFGNYNDDLVVELFYTDGAAPAEPAE; from the coding sequence ATGAAATTAGATCTTACTGAAGATTCTCTGCCGGTCTATGAAGCATTATCAAGCACTGTCCGCCTGCATATGCTCCGGCTGCTGGCGGTACAGCCGATGAACGTCAAGGAGCTGGCCGGCGCCGTGAATCTCAGCAGCGCCATTATGACGATGCATGTCCGGAAGCTGGAAGCGGCCGGACTGATCACCACTCATATGGCTCCCGGCAAAAGCGGGCTGCAGAAAATTTGCTCCCTGGCCGCCGAGCGGGCGGAGATTATTTTCCCTGCCCCGGACAAAGCAGAACGCAAAGCCCACCGCAAAGAAATCCCTGTCGGGCATTACTCCGACTTCCAGATTGAGCCGACCTGCGGCCTTGCCACTACCACGCAGGTGATCGGCAGCTTCGACGATCCGCGCTACTTCTGGGATATGGAGCGGATGAATGCCGGCATTCTCTGGTTCGGCAAAGGGTTTGTCGAATACAAGATTCCGAATTTCCTGCTATCCAGCCAGCAGCCGGAGGAGCTTGTGATTACAATGGAAATCGCCTCCGAAGCCCCTTCGATTAACAACAACTGGCCTTCGGATATTACCTTTACCCTAAATGGTACTGCGCTCGGCTTCTGGACGAGTCCCGGTGATTACGGTGACAGCCGCGGCAAGTATACGCCTTCCTGGTGGCCGGCGCTTACTAACCAGTACGGGCTGCTGAAGCAGCTGCGGATAACGCCAAAGGGAACCTTTATGGACGGCCTCAAGCTCTCTGATATTACACTTGATCAAGTCGGCATCCGTGACAAGCAATGGACCTTCCGCCTCTCGGTTGAGGAGGACGCCGAGCATATCGGCGGGCTTACCCTGTTCGGTAAGGGCTTCGGCAACTACAACGACGATCTCGTTGTTGAGCTGTTCTACACGGACGGCGCGGCTCCGGCGGAGCCGGCGGAGTAA
- a CDS encoding ROK family protein has translation MRVLGAIEAGGTKFVCGIGHEDGSVVDRVSFPTTTPEETMGLVLDYFSDKKVEAIGIGSFGPIDPVLGSPTYGHITTTPKPHWGGYNVVGAVAAQFDVPVRFDTDVNGAALGESTWGAAQGLDSCLYITVGTGIGAGAVIGGQLIHGLSHPEMGHILVPRHPEDTYSGFCPYHGDCLEGLAAGPAIGSRWGKPAGELAADHPAWAMEAHYLAHALMNYVLVLSPQKIVMGGGVMKQSQLFPLIQSKLQELLGGYVQHPALNQEIGSYIVPPQLGDNAGLVGALGLAKLALAGA, from the coding sequence GTGAGAGTGCTTGGAGCAATTGAAGCCGGGGGAACCAAATTTGTATGCGGAATCGGACATGAGGACGGATCGGTAGTCGACCGGGTAAGCTTCCCGACGACAACGCCTGAGGAAACAATGGGACTGGTGCTGGACTATTTTTCCGATAAAAAGGTTGAAGCAATCGGAATCGGCTCATTCGGGCCGATCGACCCTGTATTGGGCAGTCCTACATACGGCCATATCACTACTACACCTAAGCCTCACTGGGGAGGATATAATGTGGTTGGTGCGGTTGCGGCGCAGTTTGATGTGCCGGTCCGCTTTGATACCGATGTTAACGGGGCTGCTCTTGGTGAATCTACCTGGGGAGCTGCCCAGGGTCTGGACAGCTGTCTGTATATTACTGTAGGTACAGGCATTGGAGCCGGTGCGGTTATCGGCGGTCAGCTGATTCACGGCCTGTCCCATCCGGAAATGGGGCATATTCTGGTGCCGCGCCATCCGGAGGACACCTACAGCGGATTCTGCCCGTACCATGGGGATTGCCTCGAAGGCCTGGCGGCGGGTCCTGCAATCGGCAGCCGCTGGGGCAAGCCTGCCGGCGAGCTGGCTGCAGATCATCCGGCCTGGGCGATGGAAGCCCACTACCTGGCTCATGCACTGATGAACTATGTGCTGGTGCTGTCGCCGCAGAAGATCGTTATGGGCGGCGGCGTTATGAAGCAGAGCCAGCTGTTCCCGCTAATTCAGTCCAAGCTGCAGGAGCTGCTCGGCGGCTATGTCCAGCATCCTGCGCTGAACCAGGAAATCGGCAGCTACATTGTTCCGCCGCAGCTTGGCGACAATGCCGGACTGGTGGGAGCACTCGGACTTGCTAAACTGGCGCTTGCCGGAGCCTGA
- a CDS encoding HRDC domain-containing protein: MQIVFLNRLSRMSGADQEVYAQLWIGEEEGVWRIGWRDFSGSHEIDEHIWYEGGSWTEMLCVYRHELAVKMGDGYRPLIDGAFHEEETLAGRNREQLKLQYYSEHHGNQAVYDELCAWRRGKASSERKAPYILASNRLLRMLSAYLPHTETELLQIPGIGEGKVSQHGSDWLSITAAIPREHSYPLNWVHEAVEEEAFSSWLYKQKEIKYKKQLERLRLRRILLQGIENGLGMEQLQATGGISRREVLEAVEELEKEGYSVEKLIENELKEVSAEEQNSIWMAYELMGDTFLKPALYKAYGDNFSPAEGLDLYYERLRLIRIRFRRDRQLQTIGEAVSY; the protein is encoded by the coding sequence ATGCAGATTGTATTTTTAAACCGGTTATCGAGAATGTCCGGAGCGGATCAGGAGGTTTATGCCCAGCTCTGGATCGGCGAGGAGGAGGGGGTCTGGCGGATCGGATGGCGGGATTTCTCCGGCAGCCATGAAATTGACGAGCATATCTGGTATGAGGGCGGCTCGTGGACCGAAATGCTGTGCGTCTACAGGCATGAACTGGCAGTGAAGATGGGCGACGGCTACCGTCCGCTGATTGACGGGGCTTTTCATGAAGAGGAAACGCTGGCTGGGCGTAACCGGGAGCAGCTGAAGCTGCAGTATTACAGTGAACATCACGGAAATCAGGCTGTTTATGATGAGCTTTGCGCCTGGCGGCGGGGTAAAGCCTCCAGTGAGCGGAAGGCACCGTATATTCTCGCCAGCAACCGTCTGCTGCGCATGCTCAGCGCCTATCTGCCGCATACGGAAACGGAGCTGCTGCAGATACCGGGAATAGGGGAAGGCAAGGTTTCGCAGCATGGCAGCGACTGGCTCAGTATTACTGCCGCTATTCCGCGCGAGCACAGCTATCCGCTGAACTGGGTGCATGAGGCAGTGGAGGAGGAGGCATTCTCGTCCTGGCTTTACAAGCAGAAGGAAATCAAGTACAAGAAGCAGCTTGAACGGCTGCGGCTGCGCCGTATCCTGCTGCAGGGGATCGAGAACGGACTTGGCATGGAGCAATTGCAGGCCACCGGCGGAATCAGCCGGCGTGAAGTGCTGGAAGCTGTAGAAGAGCTGGAGAAGGAGGGGTATTCTGTTGAGAAGCTGATCGAGAATGAGCTGAAGGAGGTTTCAGCCGAGGAGCAGAACAGCATCTGGATGGCTTATGAGCTGATGGGTGATACCTTTTTGAAGCCGGCGCTGTACAAGGCGTATGGGGATAACTTCTCCCCGGCAGAGGGGCTGGATCTTTATTATGAACGCCTGCGGCTGATCCGCATCCGCTTCCGGCGGGACCGCCAGCTGCAGACAATCGGCGAAGCTGTGAGCTATTAG
- the corA gene encoding magnesium/cobalt transporter CorA, whose product MKIRLVNAGVFTPIDDIEATLTAPAEGFYWIDADDEDLELLQPLFNLHDLAVEDCLSEEEQRPKIEIYESHYFIVVNSIRFDDEEIFLRALNVFLGRHYIITVTKQKIHELRVLKPILWEQEVSEPDRFLYHLIDIVVDNYFSVGDRIEARIEKLEEDILMHTKKSHLSEIIGLRSEILWLKKMLGPQKEVINTLNKKDLRLIDDQLQKYFSDIYENAVKISETFETYRDLMGNLREAYQSSIANRANEIMRVFTAITTIFMPLTVITGIYGMNFDNIPETHSQYGYYGVIAVMVTLGCGMLVIFRKKDWL is encoded by the coding sequence ATGAAAATCCGGCTGGTAAACGCAGGGGTTTTTACCCCGATCGATGATATTGAAGCAACACTGACTGCCCCCGCAGAGGGATTCTACTGGATCGACGCTGATGATGAGGATCTGGAGCTGCTCCAGCCCCTGTTCAATCTGCATGATCTGGCGGTAGAGGACTGCCTCAGTGAAGAGGAGCAGCGGCCAAAGATTGAAATTTATGAGAGCCATTATTTTATTGTAGTTAACAGCATCCGGTTTGATGACGAGGAAATTTTCCTCCGGGCACTGAACGTATTCCTGGGCAGACATTACATTATTACTGTCACCAAACAAAAAATTCATGAGCTGCGCGTCCTGAAGCCCATCCTGTGGGAGCAGGAGGTCAGCGAGCCTGACCGCTTCCTCTACCACCTGATCGACATCGTTGTAGACAATTACTTCTCTGTCGGTGACCGGATTGAAGCGCGGATTGAGAAGCTTGAGGAAGATATCCTGATGCATACCAAGAAATCGCATCTGAGCGAGATTATCGGTCTGCGCAGTGAAATTCTGTGGCTGAAGAAGATGCTCGGGCCGCAGAAGGAAGTTATCAACACCCTGAACAAAAAGGACCTGCGACTGATCGATGACCAACTGCAGAAGTATTTCAGCGATATTTATGAAAATGCGGTCAAGATCTCTGAAACCTTTGAGACCTACCGCGACCTCATGGGCAACTTACGCGAAGCTTACCAGTCCAGTATTGCTAACCGTGCCAACGAAATTATGAGAGTATTTACTGCAATAACTACCATATTTATGCCACTTACCGTCATTACCGGTATCTACGGGATGAACTTTGACAATATACCTGAAACCCATTCGCAATACGGCTACTACGGCGTAATTGCTGTGATGGTTACGCTCGGCTGCGGAATGCTGGTGATCTTCCGCAAGAAGGATTGGCTATGA
- the metA gene encoding homoserine O-succinyltransferase has translation MPIKIPDSLPAKEVLSGENIFVMDESQAFHQDIRPLRIAILNLMPTKETTETQLLRLIGNSPLQVDVVLLHPSSHTSKNTSAEHLKSFYTTFDEISHRRFDGLIVTGAPVEQLEFEDVNYWEELQQIFEWSKHNVTSTMHICWAAQAGLYHHFGVRKVSLDEKCFGVFSHTVSHNNVKLLRGFDEVFHVPHSRHTDVSREDIEANPELQILAESEEAGVYLVATHDGKQIFVTGHSEYDPFSLKWEYDRDVAKGMEVALPKHYYPKDDPQRTPPAIWRAHANLLFANWLNYYVYQETPYDIGPII, from the coding sequence ATGCCAATCAAAATCCCTGACAGTTTACCGGCCAAAGAAGTATTATCCGGAGAAAATATCTTTGTAATGGATGAAAGCCAGGCTTTTCACCAGGATATCCGTCCGCTGCGGATCGCCATCCTGAATTTGATGCCTACCAAGGAAACGACCGAAACGCAGCTGCTGCGCCTGATCGGTAACTCTCCGCTCCAGGTCGATGTAGTCCTGCTTCATCCCAGCTCCCATACCTCCAAGAATACTTCTGCGGAGCATTTGAAGAGCTTCTATACAACCTTTGATGAAATCAGCCACCGCCGCTTTGACGGCCTGATTGTAACCGGAGCTCCGGTAGAGCAGCTTGAGTTCGAGGATGTGAATTACTGGGAAGAGCTGCAGCAGATTTTTGAATGGAGCAAACATAACGTTACATCGACTATGCACATCTGTTGGGCGGCCCAAGCTGGCCTGTACCACCACTTCGGAGTGCGCAAGGTAAGTCTTGACGAAAAATGCTTTGGAGTGTTCTCGCACACGGTGAGCCATAATAATGTTAAGCTGCTGCGCGGCTTTGACGAAGTGTTCCATGTTCCGCATTCCCGCCACACCGATGTATCGCGTGAGGATATTGAAGCTAATCCGGAGCTGCAGATTCTGGCTGAATCGGAGGAAGCCGGAGTATATCTTGTGGCGACCCATGACGGCAAGCAGATTTTTGTAACCGGGCATTCCGAATATGATCCGTTCTCGTTAAAATGGGAGTATGACCGTGACGTCGCCAAGGGTATGGAAGTTGCGCTGCCTAAGCACTATTACCCTAAGGATGACCCGCAGCGGACACCGCCGGCGATATGGCGGGCCCATGCCAACTTATTGTTTGCCAATTGGCTCAATTACTATGTATACCAGGAGACACCCTACGACATTGGCCCTATCATTTAA
- a CDS encoding PLP-dependent transferase — translation MDEKLRIESRLAQIGSQEDPATGAVNYPIYNATAFRHPRLGQSTGFDYIRTKNPTRSVLETAAAELESGDAGFACSSGMAALTTVFALFGQGDHLVVSLDLYGGTYRLLERILSKYGITASYVDTNDLDGLEAARRPETKAVFIETPTNPLMMITDIQAVCTWAGHHGLLTIVDNTLLTPFFQRPLELGADIIVHSATKYLGGHNDVLAGLIITKGAELSAEMAVLHNSLGAVLAPNDSYQLMKGMKTLALRMERHESNALALAHYLLEHPAVAEVFHPGLPDHPGYEIQNRQSSGNTGIFSFKVKDARYVEPLLRHIRLIAFAESLGGVESLMTYPAVQTHADIPVEIRDAVGVDDRLLRFSVGIEHVNDLIADLGQALEAARVELEQAVTAE, via the coding sequence ATGGACGAGAAACTGAGGATTGAAAGCAGACTTGCGCAAATAGGCTCACAGGAAGATCCCGCTACCGGAGCAGTTAATTACCCGATTTATAATGCAACGGCATTCCGCCACCCGAGACTTGGACAAAGCACCGGCTTTGACTATATCCGTACCAAAAACCCGACCCGGTCCGTGCTGGAAACGGCTGCGGCTGAGCTGGAGTCCGGTGATGCCGGCTTTGCCTGCAGCTCCGGCATGGCTGCACTGACCACGGTGTTTGCCTTATTCGGACAGGGGGATCACCTGGTCGTTTCCCTTGACCTTTATGGCGGGACCTACCGTCTGCTGGAACGGATTTTGTCCAAGTACGGTATTACAGCCTCCTATGTGGATACCAATGACCTTGACGGACTGGAAGCAGCCCGCCGTCCGGAGACAAAGGCAGTGTTCATCGAGACGCCGACCAATCCGCTGATGATGATTACTGACATCCAGGCAGTGTGTACATGGGCAGGCCATCACGGGCTGCTGACGATTGTAGACAATACGCTGCTTACCCCGTTCTTCCAGCGCCCGCTGGAGCTGGGAGCGGATATCATTGTGCACAGCGCGACTAAATACCTGGGCGGCCACAATGATGTGCTTGCCGGCCTGATCATAACCAAAGGTGCTGAGCTGTCTGCTGAAATGGCCGTTCTGCATAACTCCCTTGGAGCCGTGCTTGCACCTAATGACAGCTACCAGCTGATGAAGGGCATGAAGACGCTGGCTCTGCGCATGGAACGTCATGAGAGCAATGCGCTGGCCCTTGCCCATTATCTGCTGGAGCATCCGGCCGTGGCAGAGGTGTTCCATCCGGGTCTGCCGGATCATCCGGGATATGAAATTCAGAATCGCCAATCCTCAGGCAACACAGGCATCTTCTCCTTTAAGGTAAAAGATGCCCGTTACGTGGAGCCGCTGCTCCGCCACATCCGGCTGATCGCTTTTGCCGAGAGTCTGGGCGGGGTTGAGTCCCTTATGACTTATCCGGCCGTACAGACTCATGCCGACATTCCGGTAGAGATTCGCGATGCTGTCGGGGTAGATGACCGGCTGCTGCGCTTCTCCGTCGGCATTGAGCACGTGAACGACCTGATTGCCGACCTCGGCCAGGCGCTGGAGGCAGCCCGTGTGGAGCTGGAGCAAGCAGTGACAGCTGAATAA
- the mqnC gene encoding cyclic dehypoxanthinyl futalosine synthase — protein MSAIDLILDKTLKGERLGLEDTIRLFESNEIEKMGAAADVIMKRWHPDPLATFVIGRNINYTNVCDVYCRFCAFYRRPGSDEGYVLPDETIYQKIAETIAVNGTEILMQGGTNPNLPFSYYTDILRGIKQRFPEITMHSFSPAEIMKMVEVSGLPLEQVMRDIHAAGLDSLPGGGAEILDDRTRRKISRLKGSWVDWMNVMKTAHKIGMNTTATMVIGLGESMEERALHLLRVREAQDECIANKYDSEGFLAFISWTFQPDNTNLKLDRQTPEEYLKTVAISRLVLDNIKNFQSSWVTMGPEVGKLSLQYGCNDFGSTMIEENVVSSAGATYKVNIESITQLIREAGKIPAQRNTRYDILRTFEDANMKIDNDFVMQN, from the coding sequence ATGAGTGCGATAGATCTTATTCTGGATAAGACGCTGAAAGGCGAACGCCTCGGGCTGGAAGACACCATCCGGTTGTTCGAGAGCAACGAAATTGAAAAAATGGGCGCAGCTGCAGATGTGATCATGAAGCGCTGGCACCCCGATCCGCTGGCTACATTTGTCATTGGGCGCAATATTAACTATACCAACGTCTGTGATGTGTACTGCCGTTTTTGCGCATTTTACCGCAGACCCGGATCAGATGAAGGTTATGTGCTTCCTGATGAAACCATCTACCAGAAGATCGCTGAGACGATTGCTGTAAATGGTACGGAAATTCTGATGCAGGGCGGAACGAATCCGAACCTTCCGTTCAGCTATTATACGGATATTCTCCGCGGGATCAAACAGCGGTTCCCTGAGATCACGATGCATTCCTTTTCTCCGGCGGAGATTATGAAGATGGTCGAAGTATCCGGCTTGCCGCTGGAGCAGGTGATGCGCGATATTCATGCTGCCGGCCTTGACTCGCTGCCGGGCGGCGGGGCAGAGATCCTCGACGACCGTACCCGCCGCAAGATCAGCCGGCTCAAGGGCTCCTGGGTGGACTGGATGAATGTTATGAAGACCGCGCACAAAATTGGTATGAATACAACCGCTACGATGGTTATCGGTCTTGGCGAGAGTATGGAGGAACGCGCGCTGCATCTGCTGCGGGTTCGTGAAGCTCAGGATGAGTGCATTGCGAACAAATATGACTCTGAGGGCTTCCTGGCCTTCATCTCCTGGACGTTCCAGCCGGATAACACCAATCTCAAGCTGGACAGACAGACTCCGGAGGAATATCTGAAGACGGTAGCAATCAGCCGTCTGGTGCTCGACAACATCAAGAACTTCCAATCCTCATGGGTAACGATGGGGCCTGAGGTCGGCAAGCTGTCCCTGCAATACGGCTGTAATGACTTCGGCAGCACAATGATCGAAGAGAACGTAGTCTCCTCGGCAGGGGCGACTTACAAGGTTAACATTGAGTCGATTACCCAGCTGATCCGTGAAGCAGGCAAGATCCCGGCACAGCGCAACACGCGTTATGACATTTTGCGTACCTTCGAAGATGCGAATATGAAGATCGATAATGATTTTGTAATGCAGAACTAA